A stretch of DNA from Coccidioides posadasii str. Silveira chromosome 1, complete sequence:
GCGCAAAGGCCTTCCAAAGCAGGATTTTAATCGACGCGATCCTTGACGTGAAATCTCTGGTTCGGGAACTAAATGGGAAATGGTCCAAAGACAGAGCAGAATCGCGGAACTAACAAGGACAGCGAAACAGGAGCAATATGAATGACGGTCGAGGGTGCAGTCGAGCAAAAACGAGACATCATATGAAGGGTGGCTCGAAAGTATGTGTGCGGGTCACTTGATTCACCACCGCCATCATCACAATATGCTATTATAGGCCTGGAAGTTGGCCCTTCTTCAAAAAGCGAGAGTGTGTCAGGGTGGAAAACCCTGGAAAACCTCTGGTGTACACTGTATATGAGAAGGTCAGGCTTTAGGTGTTTTAAATCTCCAAGGAGCTTTGTAATCCTCTGGCTCAGGCCGGGTTAGATGACAGTGAAAATAAGAACAGTTAACAAGGTCTAAATAATTTGAGGCGTTGAGTGCATGTTGAAGCTGTGTACTTTTCCAATCCCCTTGGATAGGGATGCCTAGAGAAAGGAATAGTTTTCCCGGGGGAACTTAAAACCCAAGGACAAAGGTAACCCAGATTTGTACGCATCAAACAATCTCCTGTTCCAGGACATCGCTCCTTACCCCTTGTGCGCATGAATCCTTGATGACAGAGTGAAATATTCATCAAGCATACACACAGGTTTTCGCGCGGTGAGAAAGTTATACCAAATTCGCCCTTATTCAGCAACCTTAGCAGCTGGTGGCTGGTGGCTGGTGGGACAACCGGCAAGGGAGCCACTCTCTGTGGCTCAGTTGGTTATGCGGCATCGCAGAAAGTTAGTTGACCAAGCGGTTGGAGCTGCGGGAGAGCGTGAATACCGGAAGGCGGATCGGTGTTATCGATTGCATGGTATATTGGGGTATACGGTTTGGCATAGCGGGCTCGATTATCAAAGCCGGCTGCCTGTCTAGCCATTCACTGGCTAATCTGTGCAGTGCGATCTCTTTCCTGCTCCCACCGCACATCGTATTTTGTGAGTCAGCGGGGTGACCATATTCTGCACCCCCGAAGCTTCGAGCGACCGCGCAACGGAGGCCTGTTTCTTTAGCAATGGTTTCTGCGCAAGGCCGCCGTGGCGGCGGAAACGCCGATCCGTTCCAGGGATTTATATCAGCAGATGAAAGAGAAGAGTTACTCCAGGCAGTTGTATGTGGGcgtttcatttttttttcttttcgttTCCCGTTCCCTTTGCGAAAGCTTCCCTTGTCAAGACTAACTATGTCGGTCCGATAGGTTCTAACCGATACCTTTGAGACGCGGTTTGAGCCTTTTACCCTTGAGAAGCCAAGAGTGTGTACTCCTCTCCCTGTCGTTGACCGACCTCACAGTGGAATCAATGAAACCGAGCTAAGATGTGAGCCTGTCACGGCTTCTGCGAGCGATATAGTGTCTCTTACCTCTTGCAAATACGCTGTTGATCGACCATACCCTTGAGTTCTTGCTCAATGCGGGAATTGAAGAAGTTTTCATTTACACACACGCGGATTGTGATCTGGTTGAGAACCATCTGGAGTACGTAAAGAGTTAGCTTGGTGGTTATTGCGCATGTCATCTTTGGATGGGCTGTCTAACTCTCTTGGATATAGCGCTTCGAAATGGAAATCTTTCCTCTCTCCTTTTAAGAAGTTCAAGATTCTGAAAACGACGGCTACATCGGTTGGAGATGTGATGCGGGACCTTCACGGTAAGCACCTTATAGCAGGGGATTTTCTGCTGGTCAGCGGCGATGTAGTCAGCAATATGCCTGTTGAAGAAGTATGGGCGCAGCATCGGGCACGAAGAATCGCCGACAAGAACGCAATCATGACTATGATTCTGCGTGAAGCTGGACCGTTGCATCGAACAAAGGCATCTCCGACTTCCCCGGTGTTCATCATTGACCCGACAAAGGACCGATGTTTACATTATGAAGAAATCCGCCGCTCCCAGACCGGTCCGAAATCGTCCTATGTCAGCATCGATCCAGATCTGGTGAAGTCGTTCCCAGAAATTGATATCAGAAACGACCTAATTGACTGCGGTATTGATATTTGCACTCCGGAAGTATTAGGTCTGTGGGCCGATAGTTTCGACTATCAGTCTCCGCGCAAACATTTTCTCTACGGCGTGCTGAAGGATTACGAGTTAAACGGCAAGACTATCCATACGCACATTGTTAAGGACCATTATGCCGCCAGAGTACGAAATCTCAAAGCTTATGATTCTGTAAGCCGAGATTATATTTCGAGATGGGTATACCCGCTCTGTTCCGATGCCAACTTGTTCACTGGTGACTCGTACAGATTACGGCGTGGCAATGTGTACCAAGAGGAGGGTGTGGTTCTCTCAAGGTCCGCGATAATAAAGCAGCGGACAATTATTGGCACAGGAACAAATATTGGCGAAGGGACCTACATTACGGACAGTGTAATTGGTAGGCGCTGTCGTATCGGAAACAATGTCATCTTGGATGGTGCATACATTTGGGACGACGTTGTCATCGGCGATGGGACTGAGATTCGACATGCAATTGTGGCAAATGGGGTAGTAATCGGAAGCAAGTGTCGGGTTGAGCCCGGAGTACTCCTTTCATATGGAGTGAAATTAGGAGACGATGTTTCAATCCCGAGAAGCATGAGGATTACCAAGCTACAACAAGATGAGGCAAGGACTACTTCCGAACTTCTTGGAAAGGATTGTGAGGGCTACGAATTTGTTCATGAGtatgaagatgaagaagaaagtgACGATGAACTTGCCATGTCTGGACTATGTAAGTGCTTCCTTGGACCTGCATATTTTCACTTCAGGTGCTGACAACTTGCGACAAAGTGTATAACATGGCAGAACTCGCATTATCGGATGCGTCGATTTCCACCCTTGCATCTGGGTTATCGGAAGATGAATACGCTATGTCAAGGCAGCGAGCGGACAGTTTTGGCACGTCAGTGTCCGACGATGAAGAAAGGGATCATTTCCATCATGATGCTGTTGTTAGTATTGTTGACAGCCTTAAAGAGGGCTTGAGTGCCGATGTTGTGCAGCTCGAACTCGTCGGACTACGCATGAGTGCCAATGCGTCAGAACATCAAGTCCGACGGGCAGTGGTAACAGCATTCATGAAGCATGCACAGCGCCAGCTCGAAGAGGGCGTAAGCGCCGGAGAGGCAATCAAGCAGCTTCTTACTAAATACAAGGAAATGCTTGCCCGGATTGTGTTTGATCGGGAAACTGATGAGAAGCCGGACCAAGTTGACTTGCTGCTCTTGTTCCAGCAGGACCTCGTTGAGCGGAGCAAAGGGGGTACAATCCTTTTGTTTGTTGCAAAGGAGCTTTATGATTTGGAAATAGTCGAGGACGAGGCATTTGAGCAATGGTGGGACAACGACCGGTCAACGGCTACTGAGGCATTGAAGAAAGTTAGGCAGCAGACTCAGCCCTTTATTGACTGGATGATGACCGAGGAGAGCGATGAAGAAGAGTCTGATGAGGAATCgggtgaagaagaagatgatgatgatgatgacgatgatgagaGTGAATAAAGATATGAAAAAACTTTTTGCATTGACATAAAATGTATTGGCATTATCAGAGAAATACTCTTGTTGTTGTTCAGTCTCTGGAGGCTATATAAATTCCTTGCGCTTCCTGATGAGGCAAACTACTCCTGTTTGGCTGATTCAGCAGACACACCTGCTTTAGGTAACATAATCCACAAGCAAGTGAAATCCGCAAGCAAGCGAAAGATTAAATTAAGGCATCTCAACTAACTAGAATTTAACCCAAAATATCTATGCTCAACAACCCCTAAATAGATTAAATTACATTGCAATAGGACTACAgctccttcttcttgtatggcCTAAAATATGGCAGTTTGTACATCTTGGTGATGCCTGCAAATATAATGCAGGCTCTGAGACTGCAGACTTAGAGAGTTGAGCAACTGATTGTTCAACAGATTAAGCAAGTAAAATAGCAAGCTCAGCAATCTCTTCTCTAGTTAGATCTTCTTTATACTGAATTTGATGCTTAGATCTTGtatatttttgcttctctttctcatttgCAGCAAATATATTCTGATATTTATAATAGTGGTGTTGATCATTTCATATTCACAGATCTTGATAATTTGGTTAAATTCTTTTATTAAGCTCTGCATAAGCTCTTAAGCCTCTGCTTtataagattcttgatctcacCCACCTGTCTATGCAACTGCTGGGGATTGCCACTTGGTGTTTGTAGAATCTAGAATGACTGGGAGTTACTAGATTAGCTAGCTGAGAAAGTAGAGAGTTAGAGTTAAATATTCAGCTACTGAAGAATCTTTCTattctcacattttgcttgcttgtaaTTATAGTGTCTGGAATAGCAACATTTGAGCTTCATACAGTATTTAATCAGATTTGACATTCAGTTCTTGCCAACATACAgggaagaagagatagaATCTTGTATAGCAAGAAGATAATTAGCCATATTCTTAATAAATACTGGTCTGAGGAGAATTCCTTGTTTAGCTAGATCTAAGATTCATTGAACTAGCTGATTCTCTTCAGGCTCAGTTAATTTGATTGAATTTGCATATAGACtgattcttgcacatctTCCTTTTACTTAATGATATAAGATAGTATAAGATACATTAAATAACTATACAGCTTCAGCAATTGAGCTAATTTCTTACTTTTTAAGAGTAGaaatagcaagttcaatcctgccctctatttctatagaggatcttgcatttttattgtgAATTGGTGGCATTCTGATGTGTTGAAGTGGATGGTtgaggaagttgaaaaaatatcTTTCGCTCACTTGCAGATTTCGCTCGCTTGTGGATTATGTTATAACGCCCCAAACACGCCATGTGGCCTGCTACCTTTCAGGATGGACTGCGGATGCACCTCTGCCACCCGAAGCCAAAACTCACTGTAGAACCATCACGGCCGGTGGCTCGACTCAACATGCCGGATTTGCTGGCTAGGTCGCGTGAGCGGGCAAGTCAGTCAGACAACGTTGCACATCCCCGGGGGGGGGGCAGAAATCACCCAAAAAAGGACCGTCGACAACTGCCATCTAAACCTGCCGGAATCAAGCAAGGTTCGCATCAACGGCCGACACAATGCACAAGCGAACGGTTAGTGGTACTGTGGCAATCAACAACCAAGTGCAACAGGAAGTTAAAGACTTCGACGGTCCTTTTGTGGTACGAAATGGAGGAATACATACATGAACGTGCAGCTTTCCTGGCTTTGGAGGGTTGGTTAAGGATTTTCCTGAGATACATCCTCGCATCCACTCGCACCGTACCACTATGGTAGCATATCTTGATTGACTCCTTACACTGAGACCAGAATCTCAGGGTACTCCTTCAAGTTCTAGTATCCAGAGCTCTTCCGAGAGAGCCGAAGATTTCAGCAAAACCATATTTGTCTACCTTCGATCTACCACACTATTATTCTGTACGCTCATTATAGCTGCTATTTCACTGTATCTGTATCAAAAAAGATCTAGCTGCGGAAACACTGGGAACAGAACTATAATGTAAGCCTACCACTTACATCCCCCGTATCTCACTATAACGCCTTGATGTACCACGTACAAGCTCCTTGAGGGCTCGGTGCGCATTGCATAAGTATTAATCAGAGAACCATCTTCGTCCGCCCCCCCAGTCTCTTTCCTTAGGGGtgagctttttcagtctGCTGCTGGTAATGTGTCATAGATGGCGGAATACCCGAGAACAAACCCTTTCCTAGGAGGAAGGCTTCGGTAGTATATCCATCCACGTAGTTGGTTAAcgaagaaggggaaaaaaaaaagagagcaaAGGGCAAAATTGCGGAGCGCCATTTCCAAATTTGAGCATCAGGCTCGTCCAAGCCCAAAGCAATTGGACCGACCATTGCGTAAACTTGAATGCTTTGACTGTGTTCTAAGCTTGCTAGTGGCTGGTGGGGAGGCGAGGTTAGGCAGAGGGAGAATGGGAACATTCCAGGGCCGCTAAATACATAGACTGCGCTTAGATCTTATCaagtatactccgtacaaagcTGAACAAATATCCTAAAAACTAAAGCAGGTCCATTTTCTCTAGCCTCGAGAGCCTGCCCAGAAACCAGCATCACTGTGACCGCCAGCCGTGAAATCGGACTATACCCCACTTGTCAGCGGCCGGCCCGAATTTCACCCCTCTAACTAGTTCATGTAGGCACCAAGGCGTGCAGTCTTGAAATAGGCACAATATATCTATATATTGTATATTGGACAAAGCAAACAGCTGTATAGATCACAAACACCTGAGCACATGCCCTGACTTCAGAATTTCGCATTCAAACACTTTGTTCTGTTTCCTTTCAGTACCACACCTCCTTTGCTGCATAGCTGTCACTCCCACCCAACCCTCCAGAAACAAGCGCGCTCACAATCCACACTCCCAACACAACCCTGTAACTCAGCAAAGGCTGTGGCGTGACAGAGggcttttttcccttcctttcACAGGGACATCTGCAACTCAACAGATACCACATAGAACGCGTGATCACCTCCCACCCAAAGTTGGGAAGGCAACAGCAGTCCAGCAAGGCTGGAGAACTCTAGCCATCCTTCATTCTTACATACGGAGCTGCACGGTTGGAGATACCGTCATCATGGATTCGGACGACGAGTTCATGAGCGATGTGACAAGCCAGCTTGACGAAGATATGGATTTCATTGGTACTCAAGATAGTGATGAGGATAGTCTAGGTGAAGGTATGCTGAGGAGCTATCGATTCATACCTGGCTTATCCATGAGGATGATTTTATCCCTTTGGGATTCGAACGCTAATGTTTCAATGTCCTGCACCATAGATTTTGACGCTGACCTGGGTGCCTCTTTCACGGACGAGAAAGAAGTAACGAAGAAGTCACGGAAAGCCTATGAAGTCGAATTCAAAGTCCTGAGCCCGGATGATATACAACGAGAGCAAACGGTACAGATCAACGAGGTCTCCTCTATCCTCGGCCTACCCCCTGAGTCTGCGGCTATTTTACTCCGGTTCGGTCGGTGGAACAGAGAGAGGCTGATCGAGTCGTATATGGACCACCCAGAGAAAATATTAGAAGAGGCGGGACTAGGGTCTAATATCACCGGAACGCCGAAGACGGAAGTTGTCGATGGGTTTATTTGTGATATTTGCTGTGAGGACGGCGAGGATTTGCAAACATTTGCCATGCGATGTGGTCATAGATTCTGCGTTGATTGCTATCGTCATTATCTTGTGCAGAAAATCAAGGAGGAAGGTGAGGCAGCTAGGATACAATGCCCGCAAGACCAGTGTCAACAAATTGTGGACTCGAAAAGTCTCGAATTACTCGTTCCGGATGACATTAAGGAGAGGTATGGTGCTCCGTGTCTTGTTTCCCGTAATATGGGAAGGTGCTAACATACACTTCGTTCATTAGGTACCATATCCTCTTAACAAGAACCTACGTTGACGACAAAGCGAACTTGAAATGGTGCCCGGCCCCGAATTGCGAATTTGCTGTGGATTGCTCGGTAAAGACGCGAGAACTCGACCGGATCGTCCCCACAGTACGTTGCTCGTGCGCACACATGTTCTGCTTCGGCTGTACTCTAAACGACCATCAACCCGCTCCCTGCGCCATTGTCAAAATGTGgttgaagaagtgcaaggACGATTCAGAAACCGCAAACTGGATATCAGCCAACACTAAGGAGTGTCCCAAATGTCACTCGACAATAGAAAAGAATGGTGGATGTAACCATATGACATGTCGAAAGTGCAAGCACGAATTTTGCTGGATGTGTATGGGCCTGTGGTCAGAACACGGCACCAGCTGGTATAACTGCAATCGTTACGAAGAGAAGTCTGGCGCCGAGGCGCGGGATGCCCAGGCACGGTCTCgaagatctcttgaaagataTCTCCATTATTACAACCGTTATGCAAATCACGAGCAGTCGGCCAAGCTCGACAAGGATCTATATCTGAAGAcggagaagaagatggtAAACCTCCAGACTCAATCAGGCATGTCGTGGATCGAGGTGCAATTTTTGGATACGGCCTCCCGAACTCTCCAAGAGTGCAGGCAGACACTCAAATGGACATATGCTTTCGCCTTTTACCTTGCACGTAACAATTTGACCGAGATGTTTGAAGACAACCAGAAGGACCTAGAATTGGCCGTGGAAAGCTTAAGTGAGATGTTCGAAAAGCCCGTTGCCGAATTAGCGGAAGTGAAGGGCGACATTCTAGATAAGACAGCATATTGCGATCGAAGGCGATGCACGTTACTCAGCTATACAGCTGAGAATTTGAAAGCTGGTACGTTTCCATGATAGGACAAGTTGAATTGCTGATTTTGCTGACTTCTTTTTGGCTGTAACAGGGGAATGGTCCTTCAATGTTGATATTACCATGGCATAGACTAAGGATGCTTctctcatttttttttttcattttttttttctcagCTATATCTGGTCTTGATGATGGTTGAAGATTTTATGCCTGGCGTAAAGGGTAGCATATTTGCAATTATCTGACCAGTTTCGAAACATATGTAACCTGAACAGTTCTCAGTGCCTAATTCTTCGTTTATGCTATCTACGAAGGCTTTTATATTTACCTTAACGGGACACGACGCATGATCTCAAAACATTTGACATGGCGACAATATTTTCTTGATATGCATTAGGAGGATATTACCAAAAATACATGATGACTCTGATAGCAGAATTAAATGTATAATATGCTGCTATATTCCACATAGACTACCGTTTTTGCATTTTATCTGATCTCTTTTGATGAGAGAACGCAACCATTAGAAATGAAGACGATAAATGCCGGAGAGACACGGTTTCTCGGATGAGAGAGAATCAGGCTTGACAGCCAATAGCGGAATCTTCGGTTCTCCTTCGAGAACCTCGCCACCCCCCGTCGCGTGGACCCCGATGAGCACGCGCGCGCCCGTCCGCCTGGCCTTCACCCTGGGCGCATGCTCGCGTGTCTATCGTGGATTGGAATTTCGTGCTGTCATGTGATTATGTCATGGCCAACCGTATTTTTAGGTTTTAGGTTTATCAGATCCGAGGCTTTCGCCCGGGAGGAAAGCCGAGGATGACTTAGAACATCGATGGATTAGATTAGATTATCACTGTTGCTGGAAGAATTCTTCCGTGTGTCGCCGTGTGGATGCGCTACTGCAAGGGTTGCAAACGCCGGGCACTCCGGACGGAGATTTGGCGATACAAGAGCAGTAATCGACCTAGGATTTTAAGCCCGACGGGACTAACGGAGGCTTCCGTAGCCAATTCGTGAACTCTCTCTCCCCACCTTTGCCTCTTTTGTCCCCCCAAAGAGTGTTTTGTGGGTTGTGGATGCTTCCATCTGCTCGCGACTTGCGGTCAATTTAGTTTGGTTAGTTACTAGTTAGCGGGGTGGCAGGTTGCGGCGGGTTACTACCCAGGCGCCCCATGTAACCTGGTTAGACAGGGGGTTAGTCAGCAAGACCGCAAAAATAACCAGGTTTTCTGGGGGGTTGGCATTGTATGGTTATCTTGGCGGTTGCATACTAGCTGGTACAGAGGGTGGTGCTGAGTCAGCCATTTGGATCAGTGAGAGTTCTTTATTACAGAGGTCTTTCAGACAGTGCTGTATGGCTGGAACAGCAGTATTGGAGTGCACCCACTGGATAACTAACTGACCATCTGTGATAGCTCAGGTCAGCAGCTGGAGATCTCAGAGAAGATCTTGTAGAGCAGGCAAATATAGGTTCTGTAGATAGCTAGATGTCTACATAGTATGATTATACTATTCTCTATTCTGTATGAGGCAGAGTGTGTGTGTAGCAGTACTGCTCAGCATCAGCATCTGATGCAGCTGTGATGCTGCCCTGATGCTCTGTTTGTTTATATACACCATACTGATACACTGTACAGCAGATAGTATCAGAATCAGTAAACAGTAGATTAAGTATTGTCTTGACAacagattttctttttctttttttcttctcttctcttctcttctcttctcttctctctttcttttactCTAAGCCTGTTCATCAGAGTCTTTATTGCTATTAttgctttgcttctcttGTGAGTCTTTCTGTAGATTATGCATCAGCCATCATCCATTAATTGTATGATAGCAAGCTGACTGACTTACAGAATAATTTCACAATTTTGTGTTGCTATAATATTCTCTGCTGCTAAGATCTCTGCTTGCCCCTcccctctctcccccccacaaatctgagaaagaaaatgtcTGTACAGCCCTGTGTGTTGGTGGAATgtgagaagaagatgctgaCTCATTGATATAGGGCACTTGTTTGATGGATCCTCTCCCACTCTGACCAGATGGAGCAGGACCTTGCTGAAGCTGCTGCCTGGGCCCAAACTGATGATCAACCACTCTATCTTTTTGTTGGACAGAATCAGCTGGCCCCATATATTTACTTCTCTCAGTCACAGTGACTGCTTGCTCAACCAGGAAGAAATGTggagtttgttcttgaatGAATCTTTCTCTATCAGATTAATATGCACTGCCAGTCATACATTAATGCAATTCTGATCCAGTCATGTGGGAGAACTTTGCACTGGAGCAGTATCTGCAACAGATGCACAGAGATGGAGCCTATGACTCCATTCCCATTGTGCCACTGTGTGTATGGTTACTTTAGAGGTGCATGCAGGAACTGTAAATAACCAGACTATGCATTCTGCTGCTCTCTGCATGGCAGGCCAGAATCTGCAGTGAGGtattggagcggggtacgatgggatgcctcgtcaaagtaggcgagttggttgatatggtgagagcacaagaaaggtgaaaaatcaccacatagtaagggtatggtcgagtagtaagtgtagagatagatatgttctaacagacgcctaagcttgcaaggagtaatagtactaaagagccccgtactaacacaggcagctctaatgaggaacagtagcaagtttcatgaacaaggaatcttcatattcactaactaataaccgaactggtagtaaggaacgagtgtgtagaaaagagccatggtgtgtgaaggtaataagcaagatgcaggggctacaggtggtttatatagctcaaggatagtagctttggggtggtttgcgcctcggaccggaacaacctttgtcctaatgaggtaccggaatccccactacatttcctcctggccttcaatgttggcgtcccctgacaacaaacaacatataaaataaaacaaaaccaatttagtaaaacaagagaataataaatagtaatgagcagtctggtaaggaaaaacataggaaataagaataaggagagtgatagcagcaatccctaatagtgatcaccatgatcctcttcttccaccaagttctcgggaggaggagaaggccgaactgacactgggtcaatgttgttgtgcatgcaatgccaataggatttattaccaaaagctttcttttcaatttggtaagtcttgacaatggcatccagagcaattcgCGTGGCCTTTAGGcgccagttattaatgaagtcctgagcctttttgtcatcagggccaaagagaatatcgagttcctcaattaccatggggttgtcccacctaattcGTCCTACCAGGGCATCCgatatagctcctaagccttgtaattgaatagcggTAGGGAATCGATATGGAACCGATGCGTAACGATTTGAATGGCCGGATGGAGACGaaggccctggaactagatctctatgtGCAGCggagagctgggaccatgtaccagcttcattgacttctagatgttcatggtcctcttggattgccacataccagggtagcatagtgcgtcggacctttttgcatggaccatgggctccatggggtagcagagggcttgtaattcGGACATCGccaggtttgcaaatgacGTCGGTCCacctaataccaaattttctttcgtcgtctttggtatacattgtatctttaatgcggtgaacatagccatcagtggataagcctCGTTCTTCGACTAGTCCCCACCAATCCTCTAGGTGGTTATGCAttcctggcaagatttctgtacagtcgccgggctcttctgcagttaaggtcaaggatccttgtatcatgttaacgccccttccagtagtaatagcatctggaacattgacatcGATATGGcgaaacccagttttatcccctggcttagcatacttggcgtagtatggataggagattaatttccaagcgTGGTCGGGTCTTGTCAGTACGTACCATAGGTAGTACGCAGGGTCCTGGCgcataagttgttggccgatactgtgatacattgttctcaaccatccGTAATTGTCGCGACCTCCCATCATTCgctgatgatggtagtacatGTCGTATTCGCCGTTGACCCgggtgagtactgtggtggtggcgcCTTGTAACTTATCGTTCCACCAGCGcattagctggggaatgacaacagacccagttgtttcccattccttctgaagatcgctggtggtgaacttgttaactccagttattcGCGTGTATCGGTTGAAGTCGAATGTTCTCATGTTTGCGACCAGAGGGataattggctgatgtttgaatttgtaaatgcctaaagcatcttcagctctagctggtctatttgccaaacGGAACCAGAGGTAGGTGCTGTCATCGgtcttgactgagccaaTGTTGCGACGATTCCTATGGATGTAAGCCAAAcggttgagaagctcctccctattaagtgtgcgagtctgtaaaccaagttttgaagccattagtttagcatggtcatagcaaaggtagatgtcagctttcttatcgCTAAAGGCCTTTCCTAACTGCTCCAGGATGcgaataagctccaactccgAACGcgttttagtactctttatcttttggagaagctgctgttcgAAACCACGGCAACGGCAAGTACCAGAGCgtactgccatgacagattcttctcgTTCATGTCGGGGTATTTCCTCGtcactttcaggaggaaTAACGGACTCATCTTCGTCGCCTAGGCCTTGgagggtttggtgtgctgacatggctgcgATTCTTTCACTGCGGCGCTTcggagcttctgattggctgggtggattggccagcgcgctggtgaatccaaatggcggctgtgattggccagtttcca
This window harbors:
- a CDS encoding uncharacterized protein (antiSMASH:Cluster_1.4~BUSCO:90022at4751~SMCOG1064:glucose-1-phosphate adenylyl/thymidylyltransferase~EggNog:ENOG410PFJ7~COG:J~BUSCO:3917at33183), with amino-acid sequence MVSAQGRRGGGNADPFQGFISADEREELLQAVVLTDTFETRFEPFTLEKPRCLLPLANTLLIDHTLEFLLNAGIEEVFIYTHADCDLVENHLDASKWKSFLSPFKKFKILKTTATSVGDVMRDLHGKHLIAGDFLLVSGDVVSNMPVEEVWAQHRARRIADKNAIMTMILREAGPLHRTKASPTSPVFIIDPTKDRCLHYEEIRRSQTGPKSSYVSIDPDLVKSFPEIDIRNDLIDCGIDICTPEVLGLWADSFDYQSPRKHFLYGVLKDYELNGKTIHTHIVKDHYAARVRNLKAYDSVSRDYISRWVYPLCSDANLFTGDSYRLRRGNVYQEEGVVLSRSAIIKQRTIIGTGTNIGEGTYITDSVIGRRCRIGNNVILDGAYIWDDVVIGDGTEIRHAIVANGVVIGSKCRVEPGVLLSYGVKLGDDVSIPRSMRITKLQQDEARTTSELLGKDCEGYEFVHEYEDEEESDDELAMSGLLYNMAELALSDASISTLASGLSEDEYAMSRQRADSFGTSVSDDEERDHFHHDAVVSIVDSLKEGLSADVVQLELVGLRMSANASEHQVRRAVVTAFMKHAQRQLEEGVSAGEAIKQLLTKYKEMLARIVFDRETDEKPDQVDLLLLFQQDLVERSKGGTILLFVAKELYDLEIVEDEAFEQWWDNDRSTATEALKKVRQQTQPFIDWMMTEESDEEESDEESGEEEDDDDDDDDESE
- a CDS encoding uncharacterized protein (antiSMASH:Cluster_1.4~EggNog:ENOG410PHQN~COG:O~BUSCO:4814at33183) is translated as MDSDDEFMSDVTSQLDEDMDFIGTQDSDEDSLGEDFDADLGASFTDEKEVTKKSRKAYEVEFKVLSPDDIQREQTVQINEVSSILGLPPESAAILLRFGRWNRERLIESYMDHPEKILEEAGLGSNITGTPKTEVVDGFICDICCEDGEDLQTFAMRCGHRFCVDCYRHYLVQKIKEEGEAARIQCPQDQCQQIVDSKSLELLVPDDIKERYHILLTRTYVDDKANLKWCPAPNCEFAVDCSVKTRELDRIVPTVRCSCAHMFCFGCTLNDHQPAPCAIVKMWLKKCKDDSETANWISANTKECPKCHSTIEKNGGCNHMTCRKCKHEFCWMCMGLWSEHGTSWYNCNRYEEKSGAEARDAQARSRRSLERYLHYYNRYANHEQSAKLDKDLYLKTEKKMVNLQTQSGMSWIEVQFLDTASRTLQECRQTLKWTYAFAFYLARNNLTEMFEDNQKDLELAVESLSEMFEKPVAELAEVKGDILDKTAYCDRRRCTLLSYTAENLKAGEWSFNVDITMA